The genomic stretch CCGCATGACGCTGCTGTTCCGCAAGCGCGACTGACCGGTTTGCCACAGCTGTAAGCTGGCATTCATCCGGTACGTGCAAATCCCTCGATGTAACACTATTACATCGAGGGATTTGTCCATGATTAGCGTTCGTTATCTGGCTCTCGCCGCTGCCCCACTCGCTCTCGCCGCCTGTGAGCGGGCCGACGACGCGCGCGGTGTCGACCACGGTGAGACCCTGCTCTCGGTCAGCGCCAGCGGGCAGGCGGAAAGCCGCCCCGACCGCGCGCAATTCCGCGCAGGGATCGAGACATTCAGCCGCGATGCCACCTCCGCCAGCGAGGCCAATGCCGAAAAGATCGCCGAGATCGTCACGGCCCTGCGCGAACTCGGCGTCGCAGAGGAGGACATCCAGACGCAGAGCGTCAACGTCGGCCGGATCGAATATGGCGACCGCGAGGGGCAGTACCGGGCGATGAATGTGGTCGAGGTGACGATGGATGATCCCGACCGTGCGGGCGCCGCCGTCACCGCCGTGACCGAAGCAGGCGCGAATGTCCTGTCCGGCCCCAGCCTGACGATGAGCGATCCCGAAGCCACCGCCAATCTCGCCTATGCCGACGCCTACAAGGCGGCGCGGCAGCGGGCGGAAGCCTATGCCGAGGCGGCGGGAATGGAAGTCAGCCGGGTGCTCTATATTCGCGATGCCGGCGGCCAGCAGGGCCAGACCTGGCTGCGCGGTGCGGAGGCGATGAACGAGGCGATGGTCCAGCGCACCTCGCCGGCAGCGCCGCCGCCCCCGCCACCGGTGAGCACGGGGCCGCGCCCCGAGGAAGGCGGCATGATGGTCGGCACCACGCGCAGCAATGTCTATATCCAGGTGGACTTCGCGCTGCGGGAGAAATAGTCCATCCAACATGAGAGACATTACCGTCGCCGCCCTCCAGCTGCCGCTCGGCAGCGACGACGAGCAGACCAATATCGCCGCAGTCGGCGAAATGGTCGAACAGGCCGCCGCGCGCGGGGCCGAAATCGTCCTGCCGCCCGAGCTCTTCGCTGGCCCCTATTTCTGCCAGGTCGAGGACGAGGCGCTGTTCGCCCGCGCGCGCCCGAAGGCGGAGCATCCCTCTGTCATCGCGATGCGCAAGCTGGCGGCCAAGCTGAAAGTCGCCATCCCGACCAGCTTCTTCGAGCGCGACGGACACCACTATTACAACACGCTCGCCATGATCGGCCCCGACGGCGAGATCATGGGCACCTATCGCAAGAGCCACATTCCCGACGGGCCGGGCTATGAGGAGAAGTACTATTTCCGCCCCGGCAACGACGGGTTCAAGGTGTGGGACGTCATGGGGACGCGCATTGGAGTCGGCGTGTGCTGGGACCAGTGGTATCCCGAAGCGGCACGCGTGATGGCGCTGATGGGGGCCGAGCTGCTGTTCTACCCGACCGCAATCGGCTCCGAACCCTATGACGCCGAATTCGACACCAGCCGCATGTGGCAGCGCGCCATGCAGGGGCACAGCGTCTCGAACTGCATGCCGGTGATCGCGGCGAACCGGATCGGCAAGGAAGGCAATGCCGACTTTTACGGCCACAGCTTCATCACCAACGAATGGGGCGACAAGCTGGTGGAATTCGGTCGCGAGGAGGACGGCGTGCTGGTCGCGACGCTCGATCTCGACCAGGCCGCGATCCACCGCGCGGGCATGGGCTTCTTCCGCGACCGGCGACCGCAGCTCTACGGGCGCATCGCCGAGGATATCTGAGCGGGCTCGTGACGGCAGGGATCAACCAAAGCGCCCTCGACCGGCTCTTTACCGCCGCGCTGGAAGCCGCCGTGGCGCGGATGGAGAAGGACGGGCACTTCTTCCCGCTTGTCTTCGAGATGCGCGCCAACGGCATGATCCACAATGTGGCCATGCTCGAAACCGCGCCGGTCGACGGCAGCGCGGATGTGCTCGAGCGGCTGACGGCGATGTTGCGGACGCGCGCAGGTGAGGGGACGATCGTCGCCTCGGCCATCGTCCTGCAAGGGGGCGACGACCAGCGTATGTCCGTCCGGCTGCGCGCGTCGAACTATGCGAAGGACATCGCCGTGCCGTTCGAGATCGAACGCAAGGGTTTCGTGAAGCGGCGGCGGCGCGTGTCGCTCGGCGACATCTCGGGCGACACCGTGCCCAACGACGTTTTCTAGCTGCCCGCCAGTTCCTTCAGGATGATCGACCAGTGGTCGAGCCCGTCGTAGAAGGCGTCGACCCGCATGCGTTCGTTGAGGCCGTGGGAGTAGATGTCCTCCGGTCGGCTGGCTCCCGCACCGATGGCGATCGTGTCGTAGCCCAGCGTCCGGTAATGCATGCCGTCCGTGCCGCCCGAGGACATGTTCGGGATCATCGGGATTTCGCGCCCGAAGCGCGCCGCCAGCGATTTGGCCAGCGCCACGCGGACTTCGTCGGGAAAGCTGCTCATGCCGCTCTCGGTTGCCTCTGCGCGCTGGGTGATCGCGACGTCGGGATTGCCGATGACCTCGGCCAGCGTCGCCTTCACGCTATCGACGCCCTCGCCCGGCCACACCCGGCAATTGACCGCGGCGCTGGCCGATTGCGGCAGAGCGTTTTCGGCATGTCCGGCCTCCAGCATGGTCGCGACGCAGGTCGTGCCGAGCGTGCCGACGAAGCCGGGATCGGCGCGGATGATCTCGATGGCTTCGGCATCGCTCGGGTCTTCGGCAAAGCGCGTCATCGCATCGCCGAGCGCGCCAGGCACGCTCCGGCCCAGCGCCGCGAAATAGCTGCGGGTGAGCTCGCTCTCGCGCACGGGAAAGCGATGGTCGGCGATCTTCGTCAGCGCGGCAGCCAGCTCGTAGATTGCATTGTCGCTGCGCGGGCGAGAGGAATGGCCGCCGGAATTGGTCACCGTGAGGTCGAAGGTAACATATGTCTTCTCGGCCAGCTGGACCTGCTGCGCCAGCGGAGAGAAATCGTCGGCCAGCCCGATGCCGCCTGCGTCCGAATTGAGGACATAGGCGGGGTCCACATTCTCCGCGACCCACTTTGCCTGCGCACGGGTCGAAATCATGCCGGTTTCCTCGTCGCCGGAGAACACGAGGTAGAGGTCGCGGTTCGGCACCCAGCCTTCCTGCTTCAGCCGCATGAAGGTGCCGGTGAGATTGGCGACGCCGTATTTGTTGTCCTGCGTGCCGCGGGCGTAGAAATAGCCGTCTTCCTCGGTCAGCGTGAACGGCGCGCGATCCCAGTCCTTGGGCAGCGCATCGACTACGTCCATATGTGCGAGCATGACGATGGGTTTCTTGCCCGACGCGCCATTGCCGGGATAGCGCACGACGAGCCCCTGCGTCGGCTCGCCCTCGCTATCGTAATCGGTCACCATAAGGTCCTCGGCTGCAAAACCCGCTTCGGACAGCCGCCTGACCAGATAGGCGACCATCTCGTCCATCCGCTGGTGTCCGCGCGCGGTGCGGAAGGCGATGATGTCGGCATAGAGCGCGCGCATCATCTGCTGGTGCTCGGTGCGCTGTTCGACCGCGTTCGTGTCTTGCGCGGCGAGGGGCGCGCAGACCGCGGCTCCCGCTGCAAGTGCCAGCATCAGTTTACGCATACCTGTCTCCCCTTCGCTCCGGCCCGTTCCCAAGGGCGGTGCGCGACGCTAGGGCTGGGGCATGAGCGAGGCAAGCGGACATCGCTATATCGTGGCGCTGGGGTCGAACATGCGGCTGTCCGGCGTAGGCGGGCCGCGCGCGGTGCTGGACGCGGCAATCGAAAGTCTGGCGGACAGCGAGATGGACGTGCTGGCAAGATCTCCGACCATCGCAACCGTGCCGGTCGGCCCGTCGCAGCGGCGTTATGCCAATGCCGCGATACTGGTCGCGAGCCCGCTTTCTCCGCCAGACATGCTGGTACTGCTGCAGACAGCCGAGCGGGAGTTCGGCCGGAAGAGGCGGGGCCAACGCTGGCGGGCCCGCACGCTGGATCTTGACGTGGTACTGTGGAGCGGTGGCATCTGGGGGTCGCCGGACCTGGCGATCCCGCATCCGACCTTCCGCGAGCGGCCCTTCGTGCTCACCCCGGCAGCGCACATCGCACCTAGCTGGCGCGACCCGCTTACGGGGCTTACCCTGCGCCAGCTCGCAGCGCGCGCGACTTGATCGCGGCGGCCCGATCGCGTGTGTTCGTAGAGAAACACAAGAGCCGCTTGACCGCCTCCCGCCGCATGCCTAGGTGGCCCACCGTGGTCGGGCCGTTAGCTCAGTCGGTAGAGCAACTGACTTTTAATCAGTAGGTCGCTGGTTCGAACCCAGCACGGCTCACCACCTTTCATCCTCTCGCTTAAAAGAAATCGCGCGTTGCATGGCGCACGACCGATCTCGCGTCGCGGAGTTTCGGGTGTTCTTAAATCGATCCGGTGCTAAAGAGCATGGCCGTGGACGGAGTTAAGTATCTGAAGGGCCGGATTTTGGCTGGGGTCTCGCTCGCCTTGATGGTGAGCGCTTCGCCTGCGCTTGCCTCGCAGCAGGAAGACGCACTGCCAGACGATCAGAACGCGACGGAACTACCCGATCCGGGCGTGAGCCTGCCGACCGTCACGGAAGTCACCGAACTTCCCGACCCCGGCGAGAGCCCGCTCCAGCTCGATTTCGGTGCCGACCCCATTCTCGGCCTTGCCGACAGTGCGGCAGATCCAGAGCTTTTCCGGCGGATCGTGGCATCGTCGCTGCAAGCCAATGCCTCGCGCCGCGAGGTCGAGGCCCAGGTCGATCTGGCCGAAGCGCAGGTAGACGAGGCGGAAGCCGGACACTTCCCGACGGTTGATCTCAACTTCACGACCTACAAGACCATCACGCGCAATTTCGGCGACGATCCCTTCAACCTGCTCGAACGCTCGCGCCCCCGCGAGCGCTCCGATGCGACTGCGGCCGTGGAGTACACGATCTTCGACTGGGGTGCCGTCAACGGCGCCATCCTCGCCGCGCAAGCGCGTCTGCGAGCGGCTGGATACGAACGCGACGCAGCGCTCACGGGCCTGGTCAACGATGTCGTGACCAATTGGTACAGCGTGTTCGCCTACCAGTCGCTAAGCCGCCTCGCCGAGGGCTATCTTGCAGCGCAGGACGGCATCGACGAGGCCCTCGACAAGCGCATTGCCCAGGGCGTCAACGCGCCTGCGGACCGAGCGCGGGTGGAAACCCTGCGGGCCGACGGGCAAATCCGCCTGGCGCAATTCGAGCGGCGGCTGGCTTCGGCAGAGGCGCGCTTCGCCGAGCTTACCGGCGTGCCGCCGCCGCCCCTGTTGCAGCGCCCTCCGGTATTGTCGGACATGCGGATCAGCCGCGACTACGCCGTGATGGCCGCCAGCGAAGCGCCTGCGGTCAAGAGCGCCGAAGCCGCTGCCGAAGCCGCACGGATTGATGTGCGTAACAGCTGGGCCAGCCAGGCCCCGAAGCTGACCGCGCGGGTCGATGCCGGCCGCTATGGCGTGTTCGAGGATCAGGAAGACTACGACGTCCGCGGTAGCCTGAACCTGCGTTATCGCCTGTTCGGCGGCGCGCTGGCGCGAGACGATCAGGCACGCGCCCGCTCCGCCGCCGCAGAGGCGACGGCCGACCGCATCCGCCAGGAAAGCGAGCGCGATGCCGCGATCATCTGGGCCGACGTGCAGGCGCTGGAGCAGCAGCTGGTCGCGCTGGAAGCTGCCTATGTCTCCGCCCGGCAGACCCGCGACGTGGTCTTCCGCCGCTTCGCCGCGCTGCGCGGCACGCTGTTCGACGTGGCCGACGCGCAAAGCGCCTATCTGTCTGCCGCCATCGCCTATATCGAAGGGCTGACCCAGCTCGACGCCTCGCGCTATGTCCTGCTGGCGCGCACAGGACGCCTGCTCGAACAGTTCGACATGGAGGGCCAGCCATGAGCGAAGAGCGGATCGTCGACGTCCCGCAAAAGCGGCTTGCCGACTGGATCATGGAGCCGATCAAGGCGAACTGGCGCACCTATTCCAAGGTCGCCATCGCCGCGACGCTGATCAACATCTTCGGCCTCGTCACCGCGCTGTTCACGATGACGGTGTACGACCGGGTCATTCCCAACAGCGCCTTCACCTCGCTGGCGGCGCTCTCGATCGGCCTCGCGATCATCGTAATCTTCGACTTCGCGCTCAAGCTGCTGCGCGCCTATTTCGTCGATCACGCGGGCACCAATATCGACAAGGATGTGGGCGAAACGGTCTTCGAGCGCCTGATCGAAATGCGGCTGGAGCTGCGCAAGGGTTCGACCGGCCAGCTGACCGGGCTGATGCGCGAACTCGAAACGCTGCGCGATTTCTTCGCCTCGGCGACGCTGGCGGCCGTAGTCGACGTGCCGTTCATCTTCATCACGCTGACCGTGGTCGCGCTGATCGGGGGCTGGGTGGTGCTGGTGCCCGCGTTGATGGTCCCGCTGGTGATCCTCGTCGGCCTCGCAGTGCACCCCACGCAGCAGCGCCTGGCCGCTAGGGCGATGGACGAGGGGCTGCTCAAGCAGTCGGTGCTGGTCGAGACGATCGGCAGCATCGAGGCGGTGAAGACCGCCGGGGCGCGCAATCTATTCGAGGACCGCTGGACGCGGGCGCTGGGCGACCACGCGCATATCTCGCTCCAGCAGCGCCTGATCTCCAGCATCGGGACCACCTTCGCCACCTCGGCAGGCACGATTTCCTATGCCGGTGTCGTGATCGTCGGCGTGTTTTCCGTGGCCGACAACCGCCTGACGATGGGCGGGCTGATCGCCTGCTCGATCCTCGCCGGGCGGGCCATTGCGCCGCTTGCGCAGATTTCTCAGCTCGTTTCGCGCCTTACCGCCACCCGCACCGCCTATCGCCAGATCCGCGCGCTGATGGAGCGGCCGCCCGAAGGGCCGGGCAGCGATGCCATCGTGATCGACCGGACGCGCGGCGAGCTGGAGTTGCGCAATGTCAGCTTCCAGTACCCCGGTGCCGCGACCAAGGCGCTCGACAGCGTCAGCCTGACGATCCGGCCCGGCGAGAAAGTTGCGCTGCTCGGCCGTGTCGGGTCCGGCAAATCAACGCTCGCGCGCATGATGCTGGGCCTCTATCCCCCGCAGGACGGCATGGTGCTGTTCGACGGGATCGACATCGCCCAGCTCGATCCCAATTCGCTGCGCCGCTCGGTGGGGTCGGTGCTACAGGAACCGGCGCTGTTCTCCGGTACGATCCGCGAGAATATCGCCCTCGGCCGGCCCAATGTCGACGACGAGGAAATGCTGCGCGCCAGCCGCGTGTCTGGCACCGACATCTTCGCCAGCCGAATCCCGCGCGGATACGATTTGCGTCTGGTCGATCGCGGCGAAGGGCTGTCCGGCGGGCAGCGCCAGTCGATCGCCATCGCCCGCGCG from Qipengyuania profundimaris encodes the following:
- a CDS encoding SIMPL domain-containing protein produces the protein MISVRYLALAAAPLALAACERADDARGVDHGETLLSVSASGQAESRPDRAQFRAGIETFSRDATSASEANAEKIAEIVTALRELGVAEEDIQTQSVNVGRIEYGDREGQYRAMNVVEVTMDDPDRAGAAVTAVTEAGANVLSGPSLTMSDPEATANLAYADAYKAARQRAEAYAEAAGMEVSRVLYIRDAGGQQGQTWLRGAEAMNEAMVQRTSPAAPPPPPPVSTGPRPEEGGMMVGTTRSNVYIQVDFALREK
- the folK gene encoding 2-amino-4-hydroxy-6-hydroxymethyldihydropteridine diphosphokinase; translated protein: MSEASGHRYIVALGSNMRLSGVGGPRAVLDAAIESLADSEMDVLARSPTIATVPVGPSQRRYANAAILVASPLSPPDMLVLLQTAEREFGRKRRGQRWRARTLDLDVVLWSGGIWGSPDLAIPHPTFRERPFVLTPAAHIAPSWRDPLTGLTLRQLAARAT
- a CDS encoding type I secretion system permease/ATPase yields the protein MSEERIVDVPQKRLADWIMEPIKANWRTYSKVAIAATLINIFGLVTALFTMTVYDRVIPNSAFTSLAALSIGLAIIVIFDFALKLLRAYFVDHAGTNIDKDVGETVFERLIEMRLELRKGSTGQLTGLMRELETLRDFFASATLAAVVDVPFIFITLTVVALIGGWVVLVPALMVPLVILVGLAVHPTQQRLAARAMDEGLLKQSVLVETIGSIEAVKTAGARNLFEDRWTRALGDHAHISLQQRLISSIGTTFATSAGTISYAGVVIVGVFSVADNRLTMGGLIACSILAGRAIAPLAQISQLVSRLTATRTAYRQIRALMERPPEGPGSDAIVIDRTRGELELRNVSFQYPGAATKALDSVSLTIRPGEKVALLGRVGSGKSTLARMMLGLYPPQDGMVLFDGIDIAQLDPNSLRRSVGSVLQEPALFSGTIRENIALGRPNVDDEEMLRASRVSGTDIFASRIPRGYDLRLVDRGEGLSGGQRQSIAIARALAGRPPVLVMDEPSSAMDAQTEADLIERLRDELTDRTLVVVTHRQPLLALVDRIIVVDEGKIRADGPRDAVLAKLAEGSRQQGNPTSGHVTTAVTSKAVKPT
- the aguB gene encoding N-carbamoylputrescine amidase, which translates into the protein MRDITVAALQLPLGSDDEQTNIAAVGEMVEQAAARGAEIVLPPELFAGPYFCQVEDEALFARARPKAEHPSVIAMRKLAAKLKVAIPTSFFERDGHHYYNTLAMIGPDGEIMGTYRKSHIPDGPGYEEKYYFRPGNDGFKVWDVMGTRIGVGVCWDQWYPEAARVMALMGAELLFYPTAIGSEPYDAEFDTSRMWQRAMQGHSVSNCMPVIAANRIGKEGNADFYGHSFITNEWGDKLVEFGREEDGVLVATLDLDQAAIHRAGMGFFRDRRPQLYGRIAEDI
- a CDS encoding M20/M25/M40 family metallo-hydrolase yields the protein MRKLMLALAAGAAVCAPLAAQDTNAVEQRTEHQQMMRALYADIIAFRTARGHQRMDEMVAYLVRRLSEAGFAAEDLMVTDYDSEGEPTQGLVVRYPGNGASGKKPIVMLAHMDVVDALPKDWDRAPFTLTEEDGYFYARGTQDNKYGVANLTGTFMRLKQEGWVPNRDLYLVFSGDEETGMISTRAQAKWVAENVDPAYVLNSDAGGIGLADDFSPLAQQVQLAEKTYVTFDLTVTNSGGHSSRPRSDNAIYELAAALTKIADHRFPVRESELTRSYFAALGRSVPGALGDAMTRFAEDPSDAEAIEIIRADPGFVGTLGTTCVATMLEAGHAENALPQSASAAVNCRVWPGEGVDSVKATLAEVIGNPDVAITQRAEATESGMSSFPDEVRVALAKSLAARFGREIPMIPNMSSGGTDGMHYRTLGYDTIAIGAGASRPEDIYSHGLNERMRVDAFYDGLDHWSIILKELAGS
- a CDS encoding TolC family protein, which codes for MDGVKYLKGRILAGVSLALMVSASPALASQQEDALPDDQNATELPDPGVSLPTVTEVTELPDPGESPLQLDFGADPILGLADSAADPELFRRIVASSLQANASRREVEAQVDLAEAQVDEAEAGHFPTVDLNFTTYKTITRNFGDDPFNLLERSRPRERSDATAAVEYTIFDWGAVNGAILAAQARLRAAGYERDAALTGLVNDVVTNWYSVFAYQSLSRLAEGYLAAQDGIDEALDKRIAQGVNAPADRARVETLRADGQIRLAQFERRLASAEARFAELTGVPPPPLLQRPPVLSDMRISRDYAVMAASEAPAVKSAEAAAEAARIDVRNSWASQAPKLTARVDAGRYGVFEDQEDYDVRGSLNLRYRLFGGALARDDQARARSAAAEATADRIRQESERDAAIIWADVQALEQQLVALEAAYVSARQTRDVVFRRFAALRGTLFDVADAQSAYLSAAIAYIEGLTQLDASRYVLLARTGRLLEQFDMEGQP